Proteins from a genomic interval of Periophthalmus magnuspinnatus isolate fPerMag1 chromosome 11, fPerMag1.2.pri, whole genome shotgun sequence:
- the gjb9b gene encoding gap junction protein beta 9b, with the protein MNWSALEALISGVNKYSTVFGRVWLSMVFVFRVMVFVVAAQRVWGDENKDFVCNTAQPGCSNVCYDHIFPISHIRLWALQLIFVTCPSLLVVGHVKYREKKDTQYAASHKGGHLYANPGKKRGGLWWTYLVSLVFKAGFDAGFLYILYMIYEGYDLPRLSKCSLEPCPNTVDCYISRPTEKKIFTLFMVVSSAVCILMCICEMIYLVFKRIVKLIKRKNEAEKKLFAETHELQPLAPPKSEFMSKTSIRVDPTVSIQNLNNIEEETSKLKD; encoded by the exons ATGAACTGGTCGGCCTTGGAAGCCCTCATCAGCGGGGTCAACAAGTACTCCACCGTCTTTGGGCGCGTATGGCTGTCCATGGTCTTCGTCTTCAGGGTGATGGTGTTCGTCGTAGCGGCTCAGAGGGTTTGGGGAGATGAAAACAAAGACTTTGTGTGCAATACAGCGCAGCCCGGGTGTAGCAACGTGTGCTACGACCACATCTTCCCCATCTCTCACATCCGCCTGTGGGCTCTGCAGCTCATCTTTGTCACCTGCCCGTCCCTCCTGGTGGTGGGACACGTGAAGTACAGGGAGAAGAAAGACACGCAGTACGCAGCATCGCACAAAGGAGGACATCTATATGCAAACCCTGGGAAGAAGCGAGGAGGGCTGTGGTGGACCTATCTG GTGTCTCTGGTGTTCAAAGCGGGCTTTGACGCTGGCTTCCTTTACATCCTCTACATGATCTATGAGGGCTACGACCTGCCACGCCTGTCCAAGTGCTCGCTGGAGCCGTGTCCCAACACCGTGGACTGCTACATCTCCCGTCCCACTGAAAAGAAGATCTTCACTCTGTTTATGGTGGTGTCCTCTGCTGTCTGTATATTAATGTGCATTTGTGAGATGATTTACCTGGTCTTCAAACGCATCGTCAAGCTCATCAAGAGGAAGAATGAAGCAGAGAAGAAGCTGTTTGCTGAAACTCACGAGCTTCAACCACTGGCACCTCCAAAGTCTGAGTTTATGTCCAAAACTTCAATCAGAGTGGATCCAACGGTCTCCATTCAAAACCTCAATAACATTGAGGAGGAGACGTCAAAACTGAAAGACTAA